In Streptomyces sclerotialus, one genomic interval encodes:
- a CDS encoding bifunctional DNA primase/polymerase — MGFTIGGIREFRDIRHGSRRRVRSVEGTAVAEYTGLWGWDVVPGVRATRGGDGRANCSCGAADCAAPGAHPLAFADALPAGTTLEKAAAVWAETPGASVLLPVGRSFDVLDVPAAAGRTALVRLERMGLPLGPVAATPTGRALFFVAPGAAAGLPTLLYRMGWDDASLDLRCLGPGDHVVAPPCDLAGLGPMRWLRAPTLDSAGHPPEAKLLLGTLAYVCHRVCA; from the coding sequence ATGGGCTTCACGATCGGCGGCATCCGGGAGTTCCGCGACATCCGCCATGGCAGCAGAAGGCGCGTCCGCTCCGTCGAGGGCACCGCGGTCGCGGAGTACACCGGACTGTGGGGCTGGGACGTCGTGCCCGGCGTCCGTGCGACGCGCGGCGGCGACGGCCGGGCGAACTGCTCGTGCGGCGCGGCGGACTGCGCGGCGCCCGGTGCCCACCCCCTCGCCTTCGCGGACGCGCTGCCCGCCGGCACCACGCTGGAGAAGGCCGCTGCGGTCTGGGCGGAGACGCCGGGCGCCTCGGTACTGCTGCCGGTCGGCCGCAGCTTCGACGTCCTGGACGTCCCGGCCGCGGCGGGCCGTACGGCCCTGGTCCGGCTCGAACGGATGGGCCTGCCCCTGGGGCCGGTGGCCGCCACCCCGACCGGCCGGGCGCTGTTCTTCGTCGCGCCGGGCGCCGCGGCCGGGCTGCCGACTCTGCTCTACCGCATGGGCTGGGACGACGCCTCGCTGGACCTGCGGTGCCTGGGCCCCGGCGATCACGTCGTCGCGCCGCCGTGCGACCTCGCGGGCCTGGGCCCGATGCGCTGGCTGCGGGCGCCGACGCTGGACAGCGCGGGCCACCCGCCGGAGGCGAAGCTGCTGCTGGGCACCCTGGCGTACGTGTGCCACCGGGTGTGCGCCTGA
- the nsdA gene encoding transcriptional repressor NsdA — translation MGAFELGGNGGTCADKRPNEQLGSWFVRSGWSKGELARQVNRRARQLGAHHISTDTSRVRRWLDGEQPREPIPRILSELFSERFGCVVSVEDLGLRSAHQSPSVSGVDLPWAGPQTVSLISEFSRSDLMLARRGFLGTSLALAAGPALIEPMQRWLVPTPGGAADEARSDGRRRGGRLSQPELELLESTTMMFRQWDAQCGGGLRRKAVVGQLHEVTDLLQESHPEAVSKRLFKVAAELAELAGWMSYDIGLQPTAQKYFVLALHASKEAGDKPLGSYILSSMSRQMIHLGRSEDALELIHLAQYGSREMATPRTQAMLYAMEARAYAGMGQPSKVKRAVRMAEDTFGDIEPGAQPEPDWIRFFSEAELNAENAHSYRDLAYVAGRSPTYASLAHPVMERAVELFSKDAEHQRSYAFNLIGMATVHLLQREPEQGAAMARQAIPFAKQVRSERVNTRLRKTVDTAARDFSEVAEVIQLTEELQHHLPETAAEAV, via the coding sequence ATGGGGGCGTTCGAGTTGGGCGGCAACGGCGGCACGTGCGCTGACAAGCGCCCGAACGAGCAACTGGGCTCGTGGTTCGTGCGCAGCGGCTGGTCCAAGGGCGAGCTGGCCCGCCAGGTCAACCGCCGTGCCCGGCAGCTGGGCGCGCACCACATCAGTACGGACACCTCGCGGGTCCGCCGCTGGCTGGACGGCGAGCAGCCCCGGGAGCCGATCCCGCGGATCCTGTCCGAGCTGTTCTCCGAGCGCTTCGGGTGCGTCGTGAGCGTCGAGGACCTGGGCCTGCGCAGCGCGCACCAGTCCCCGTCGGTCTCCGGCGTGGACCTTCCCTGGGCCGGGCCCCAGACGGTCTCGCTCATCAGCGAGTTCTCGCGCAGCGACCTCATGCTGGCGCGGCGCGGCTTCCTCGGGACCTCGCTGGCGCTGGCCGCCGGGCCCGCCCTCATCGAGCCGATGCAGCGCTGGCTGGTGCCCACGCCCGGCGGGGCCGCCGACGAGGCCCGGTCCGACGGCCGCCGCCGCGGCGGCCGGCTCTCCCAGCCCGAGCTGGAGCTGCTGGAGTCCACGACCATGATGTTCCGGCAGTGGGACGCCCAGTGCGGCGGCGGACTGCGCCGCAAGGCCGTCGTCGGGCAGCTCCACGAGGTCACCGACCTGCTCCAGGAGTCGCATCCCGAAGCGGTCTCCAAGCGGCTGTTCAAGGTCGCCGCCGAGCTGGCCGAGCTGGCGGGCTGGATGAGCTACGACATCGGTCTGCAGCCCACGGCGCAGAAGTACTTCGTCCTCGCGCTGCACGCGTCCAAGGAGGCCGGCGACAAGCCCCTGGGCTCGTACATCCTCTCCAGCATGAGCCGCCAGATGATCCATCTGGGGCGCTCCGAGGACGCCCTGGAGCTCATCCACCTCGCGCAGTACGGCAGTCGCGAAATGGCCACGCCGCGCACGCAGGCCATGCTGTATGCGATGGAGGCCCGCGCGTACGCCGGCATGGGCCAGCCCAGCAAGGTCAAGCGCGCCGTCCGGATGGCCGAGGACACCTTCGGGGACATCGAGCCCGGAGCGCAGCCCGAGCCGGACTGGATCCGTTTCTTCTCCGAGGCCGAGCTGAATGCGGAGAACGCCCACTCGTACCGCGACCTCGCCTACGTCGCCGGCCGCAGCCCCACGTACGCCTCGCTGGCGCACCCGGTGATGGAGCGTGCGGTCGAGCTCTTCAGCAAGGACGCCGAGCACCAGCGCTCGTACGCCTTCAACCTGATCGGCATGGCCACGGTCCATCTGCTGCAGCGCGAGCCCGAGCAGGGCGCGGCCATGGCCAGGCAGGCCATACCGTTCGCGAAGCAGGTCCGCTCGGAGCGGGTCAACACCCGGCTGCGCAAGACCGTGGACACCGCGGCCCGCGACTTCTCCGAGGTCGCCGAGGTCATCCAGCTGACGGAGGAACTGCAGCACCACCTGCCGGAGACGGCCGCGGAGGCCGTCTAG
- a CDS encoding ammonium transporter — protein sequence MPPGILTLAADKAELSPADTGFMLIATALVMVMTPALAFFYGGMVRVKSVLNMLMMSFISLGLVTVLWVLYGFSLAFGTDHGSVIGFSGDYVGLSGIGLTELWDGYTIPVYVFAAFQLMFAVLTPALISGALADRVKFTAWALFVVLWATVVYFPVAHWVWGAGGWLFELGVIDFAGGTAVHINAGAAALGVIFVVGKRIGFKKDPMRPHSLPLVMLGAGLLWFGWFGFNAGSWLGNGDGVGAVAFVNTQVATGAAMLGWLAYEKLRHGSFTTLGAASGAVAGLVAITPACGSVSPLGSIAIGVIAGVLCAMAVGLKYKFGYDDSLDVVGVHLVGGVVGSLLVGFFATGGVQSDAKGLFYGGGLAQLGKQSVGVVCVLLYSLVVSYVLAKVIDLVMGFRISEDEELAGVDQAAHAETAYDYGGTGGGTALARTAAPASGPAPASGDAPAQEGAGGTAPASQAGSSAQAQGGTPGKAKKVDA from the coding sequence ATGCCCCCAGGCATCCTGACGCTCGCAGCAGACAAGGCCGAGCTGAGCCCGGCCGACACCGGATTCATGCTGATCGCCACCGCCCTGGTGATGGTGATGACCCCCGCGCTCGCGTTCTTCTACGGCGGCATGGTCCGCGTGAAGAGCGTGCTGAACATGCTGATGATGAGTTTCATCAGCCTCGGCCTGGTGACCGTCCTGTGGGTGCTGTACGGCTTCAGCCTCGCCTTCGGCACCGACCACGGCTCCGTCATCGGCTTCAGCGGCGACTACGTAGGACTCAGCGGCATCGGGCTCACCGAGCTGTGGGACGGCTACACCATCCCCGTCTACGTCTTCGCCGCCTTCCAGCTGATGTTCGCCGTCCTCACCCCCGCCCTGATCAGCGGTGCGCTCGCCGACCGGGTGAAGTTCACCGCCTGGGCGCTGTTCGTCGTCCTGTGGGCGACGGTCGTGTACTTCCCGGTCGCCCACTGGGTCTGGGGCGCCGGCGGCTGGCTCTTCGAGCTCGGCGTGATCGACTTCGCGGGCGGTACGGCCGTCCACATCAACGCGGGCGCCGCGGCCCTGGGCGTGATCTTCGTCGTGGGCAAGCGCATCGGCTTCAAGAAGGACCCCATGCGGCCGCACAGCCTGCCGCTGGTCATGCTCGGCGCCGGCCTGCTGTGGTTCGGCTGGTTCGGCTTCAACGCCGGCTCCTGGCTCGGCAACGGTGACGGCGTCGGCGCGGTCGCCTTCGTGAACACGCAGGTCGCCACGGGTGCGGCGATGCTCGGCTGGCTCGCGTACGAGAAGCTGCGGCACGGCTCGTTCACCACCCTGGGCGCCGCGTCCGGCGCGGTCGCCGGCCTGGTCGCCATCACCCCGGCCTGCGGTTCGGTCAGCCCCCTCGGCTCGATCGCGATCGGCGTGATCGCCGGTGTGCTGTGCGCCATGGCCGTCGGCCTGAAGTACAAGTTCGGTTACGACGACTCCCTCGACGTCGTCGGCGTCCACCTGGTCGGCGGTGTCGTCGGCTCCCTGCTCGTCGGCTTCTTCGCCACCGGCGGCGTGCAGAGCGACGCCAAGGGCCTCTTCTACGGCGGCGGCCTGGCCCAGCTGGGCAAGCAGTCGGTCGGCGTGGTCTGCGTGCTGCTGTACTCCCTCGTGGTCTCGTACGTCCTTGCCAAGGTCATCGACCTGGTGATGGGCTTCCGGATCAGCGAGGACGAGGAGCTGGCGGGCGTCGACCAGGCCGCCCACGCGGAGACGGCGTACGACTACGGCGGCACCGGCGGCGGCACGGCCCTGGCCCGTACGGCGGCACCGGCATCCGGCCCGGCGCCGGCATCCGGTGACGCCCCGGCGCAGGAGGGCGCGGGTGGTACGGCTCCGGCCTCGCAGGCAGGATCATCGGCTCAGGCCCAGGGCGGAACTCCGGGCAAGGCGAAGAAGGTGGACGCGTGA
- a CDS encoding P-II family nitrogen regulator, whose protein sequence is MKLITAVIKPHRLDEVKEALQAFGVHGLTVTEASGYGRQRGHTEVYRGAEYTVDLVPKIRIEVLVEDADAEQLLEVVVKAARTGKIGDGKVWSVPVDEAVRVRTGERGPDAL, encoded by the coding sequence GTGAAGCTCATCACGGCAGTAATCAAGCCGCACCGGCTGGACGAGGTGAAGGAGGCCCTGCAGGCGTTCGGCGTGCACGGTCTGACCGTCACCGAGGCCAGCGGATACGGCCGGCAGCGCGGCCACACGGAGGTGTACCGCGGCGCCGAGTACACCGTCGACCTGGTGCCCAAGATCCGCATCGAGGTGCTGGTGGAGGACGCGGACGCCGAACAGCTCCTCGAGGTCGTCGTGAAGGCGGCCCGCACCGGCAAGATCGGCGACGGCAAGGTCTGGAGCGTCCCGGTGGACGAGGCGGTACGCGTCCGGACGGGGGAACGGGGACCGGACGCACTCTGA
- a CDS encoding [protein-PII] uridylyltransferase, translating into MRLLQDATTAGPERRAALAHLTDQWLAGLFGAAAAQSGVSGASLVAVGGYGRGELSPRSDLDLLLLHDGKASAQEVAALADRLWYPLWDLGLDLDHSVRTLAEARRTARDDLKAQLGLLDARHLAGSADLTAALRTASFADWREAAPERLPELHALCLDRADRQGELQYLLEPDLKEARGGLRDVTALRAVAASWLADAPRAGLEAARGRLLDVRDALHLVTGRATDRLALQEQDQVAAALGTLDADTLLRQVYESARTISYAGDVTWREVGRVLRSRSVRPSLRGLISGRNGRNGRTAGRGERSPLAEGVVEHEGEVVLARTARPERDAVLPLRAAAAAAQAGLPLSPHAVRRLATAARPLPVPWPAEAREELLTLLGAGARTVPVWEALEAEGIITRLLPDWERVRCRPQRNAVHRWTVDRHLVETAVRASALTRRVHRPDLLLMAALLHDIGKGWPGDHSVSGETIARDVAARLGFDAKDTDVIATLVRHHLLLVETATRRDLDDPATVGSVAQVVRTPGTLELLHALTEADALATGPAAWSRWREGLVADLVRRVGGLLAGEPDATAATPWEPTTEQERLAVEAWRTGEPVLTLHPRAEAPVTPQSAEAPRSGEGSLGGSAEAPRSAEAPGAAGDPEPLGVELLIAVPDRPGILPATAGVLAVHRLTVRAADLRVMPLPEEVYGAEGLAEAADLSGTGERSGTRERSGTRERSGAEEPRTAAEASPRAAVRRPMLLLSWRVAAEYGSLPQVARLRADLVRALDGSLDIPARLAERERAYARRLRGLQAPPPRVTVAPGGSRSATVIEVRAQDAHGLLYRIGRALEDAGVTVRSAHVSTLGANAVDAFYVTDADGRPLPPATAEEVAQAVERALK; encoded by the coding sequence CTGCGGCTCCTCCAGGACGCCACCACGGCCGGTCCCGAACGCCGGGCGGCCCTGGCCCACCTGACCGACCAGTGGCTGGCCGGACTCTTCGGGGCCGCCGCAGCGCAGAGCGGCGTCAGCGGCGCCTCCCTCGTCGCCGTCGGCGGCTACGGCCGCGGCGAACTCTCCCCCCGCAGCGACCTCGACCTGCTCCTCCTCCACGACGGCAAGGCCTCGGCACAGGAGGTCGCGGCCCTCGCCGACCGCCTCTGGTACCCGCTGTGGGACCTCGGCCTGGACCTGGACCACTCCGTCCGTACCCTCGCCGAGGCCCGCCGCACCGCCCGCGACGACCTCAAGGCACAGCTCGGCCTGCTCGACGCCCGGCACCTCGCGGGCAGCGCCGACCTCACCGCCGCCCTGCGCACCGCGAGCTTCGCCGACTGGCGTGAGGCGGCGCCCGAACGCCTTCCCGAACTCCACGCCCTCTGCCTGGACCGCGCCGACCGCCAGGGTGAGCTGCAGTACCTCCTCGAACCCGACCTGAAGGAGGCCAGAGGCGGCCTCCGCGACGTCACCGCCCTGCGCGCGGTGGCCGCTTCCTGGCTCGCCGACGCGCCCAGAGCCGGCCTGGAGGCGGCCCGCGGCCGTCTGCTGGACGTACGCGACGCCCTGCACCTGGTGACCGGGCGGGCCACCGACCGCCTCGCGCTCCAGGAGCAGGACCAGGTCGCGGCGGCCCTCGGCACGCTCGACGCCGACACCCTGCTGCGTCAGGTGTACGAGTCGGCCCGCACGATCTCGTACGCCGGCGACGTCACCTGGCGCGAGGTCGGACGGGTGCTCCGGTCCCGCTCCGTACGGCCGTCGCTGCGCGGGCTGATCAGCGGCCGGAACGGGCGGAACGGGCGGACGGCGGGCCGGGGCGAGCGTTCGCCGCTGGCCGAGGGCGTCGTCGAGCACGAGGGCGAGGTCGTGCTGGCCCGTACGGCCCGCCCCGAACGCGACGCCGTGCTGCCGCTGCGCGCCGCCGCCGCTGCGGCCCAGGCCGGGCTGCCGCTGTCCCCGCACGCCGTGCGCCGGCTGGCCACGGCGGCCCGGCCGCTGCCGGTGCCCTGGCCCGCCGAGGCCCGCGAGGAACTGCTGACGCTGCTGGGCGCGGGCGCGCGCACCGTGCCCGTCTGGGAGGCGCTGGAGGCCGAGGGGATCATCACCCGGCTGCTGCCGGACTGGGAGCGGGTGCGCTGCCGCCCGCAGCGCAACGCCGTGCACCGCTGGACCGTCGACCGGCACCTCGTCGAGACGGCCGTACGCGCCTCCGCCCTGACGCGCCGCGTCCACCGACCCGACCTGCTCCTGATGGCCGCGCTGCTGCACGACATCGGCAAGGGCTGGCCCGGCGACCACTCGGTGTCCGGCGAGACCATCGCCCGCGACGTGGCCGCCCGGCTCGGCTTCGACGCCAAGGACACGGACGTCATCGCCACCCTCGTCCGCCACCACCTCCTTCTCGTCGAGACCGCCACCCGCCGCGACCTGGACGATCCGGCCACGGTCGGCTCGGTCGCCCAGGTGGTCCGCACGCCCGGCACGCTGGAGCTGCTGCACGCGCTCACCGAGGCCGACGCCCTGGCCACCGGGCCCGCCGCCTGGAGCCGCTGGCGCGAGGGGCTGGTCGCCGACCTGGTCCGGCGGGTCGGCGGGCTGCTGGCGGGCGAGCCGGACGCGACCGCGGCCACGCCTTGGGAGCCCACCACGGAACAGGAACGCCTCGCCGTCGAGGCCTGGCGCACGGGCGAACCGGTACTGACTCTGCACCCTCGTGCCGAGGCACCCGTGACTCCGCAGTCGGCGGAGGCGCCACGGTCCGGGGAGGGGTCTCTCGGGGGATCCGCCGAGGCTCCGCGATCCGCTGAGGCCCCGGGGGCCGCGGGGGATCCGGAACCGCTCGGCGTCGAGCTCCTGATCGCCGTACCGGACCGCCCGGGCATCCTCCCCGCCACCGCCGGCGTACTCGCCGTGCACCGTCTCACCGTCCGCGCCGCCGACCTGCGCGTCATGCCGCTTCCGGAGGAGGTCTACGGGGCGGAGGGGCTGGCCGAGGCGGCAGACCTGTCCGGGACGGGGGAACGGTCCGGGACGAGGGAACGGTCCGGGACGAGGGAACGGTCCGGGGCTGAGGAGCCGCGCACAGCGGCAGAGGCCTCCCCGCGCGCCGCCGTCCGCCGTCCGATGCTGCTCCTCAGCTGGCGGGTGGCGGCGGAGTACGGCTCGCTGCCGCAGGTGGCCCGGCTCCGCGCCGACCTCGTACGGGCCCTGGACGGCTCGCTCGACATCCCCGCGCGCCTGGCCGAGCGCGAACGGGCTTATGCGCGGCGCCTGCGCGGCCTGCAGGCGCCGCCGCCCCGGGTGACGGTGGCGCCCGGCGGTTCCCGGTCCGCCACCGTGATCGAGGTACGGGCCCAGGACGCCCACGGCCTGCTGTACCGCATCGGCCGGGCCCTGGAGGACGCGGGCGTCACCGTACGCAGCGCCCACGTCAGCACCCTGGGCGCCAACGCGGTGGACGCCTTCTACGTCACGGACGCCGACGGCCGCCCCCTGCCGCCCGCCACCGCGGAAGAGGTGGCCCAGGCGGTGGAGCGCGCCCTGAAGTGA
- the ffh gene encoding signal recognition particle protein: protein MFDTLSDRLASTFKNLRGKGRLSEADIDATAREIRIALLEADVALPVVRAFIKQVKERALGAEVSQALNPAQQVIKIVNEELIGILGGETRRLRFAKQPPTVIMLAGLQGAGKTTLAGKLGRWLKAQGHAPLLVACDLQRPNAVNQLTVVAERAGVAIFAPEPGNGVGDPVKVAQDSIEFARGKQHDVVIVDTAGRLGIDQELMQQAADIRDAVEPDEVLFVVDAMIGQDAVNTAEAFRDGVGFDGVVLSKLDGDARGGAALSIAHVTGKQIMFASNGEKLDDFDAFHPDRMASRILGMGDMLSLIEKAEQTFSQAEAEKMAAKLQKGPKEFTLDDFLAQMEQVRKMGSISKLLGMLPGMAQMKDQINNLDERDVDRTAAIIKSMTPGERQDPTIINGSRRARIARGSGVDVSAVKSLVERFFDARKMMSKMAQGGGMPGMPGMPGMPGMGGGAKKKKQQKKAKGKQRSGNPMKRKADEQAAAARREAAQNGNPLGLPQGGQNDPQNFELPEEFKKFMG, encoded by the coding sequence GTGTTCGATACGCTTTCCGACCGCCTGGCGAGTACTTTCAAAAATCTCCGGGGCAAGGGGCGCCTCTCCGAGGCGGACATCGACGCCACCGCGCGCGAGATCCGTATCGCCCTGCTCGAAGCGGATGTCGCGCTCCCCGTCGTCCGCGCCTTCATCAAGCAGGTGAAGGAGCGCGCGCTGGGCGCCGAGGTCTCCCAGGCGCTGAACCCCGCCCAGCAGGTCATCAAGATCGTCAACGAGGAGCTCATCGGCATCCTCGGCGGCGAGACCCGGCGGCTCCGCTTCGCCAAGCAGCCGCCGACGGTCATCATGCTCGCCGGTCTGCAGGGTGCCGGTAAGACCACGCTGGCCGGCAAGCTGGGCCGCTGGCTCAAGGCGCAGGGCCACGCCCCGCTGCTGGTCGCCTGCGACCTCCAGCGTCCGAACGCCGTGAACCAGCTCACCGTCGTCGCCGAGCGCGCCGGCGTGGCGATCTTCGCCCCGGAGCCGGGCAACGGCGTCGGCGACCCGGTCAAGGTCGCCCAGGACTCCATCGAGTTCGCCCGCGGCAAGCAGCACGACGTCGTGATCGTCGACACCGCCGGCCGCCTGGGCATCGACCAGGAGCTGATGCAGCAGGCCGCGGACATCCGTGACGCGGTCGAGCCCGACGAGGTCCTCTTCGTCGTCGACGCCATGATCGGCCAGGACGCGGTCAACACCGCCGAGGCCTTCCGCGACGGCGTCGGCTTCGACGGCGTCGTGCTCTCCAAGCTCGACGGCGACGCCCGCGGTGGTGCCGCGCTCTCCATCGCGCACGTCACCGGCAAGCAGATCATGTTCGCCTCCAACGGCGAGAAGCTGGACGACTTCGACGCGTTCCACCCGGACCGCATGGCGTCCCGCATCCTCGGCATGGGCGACATGCTGTCGCTCATCGAGAAGGCCGAGCAGACCTTCAGCCAGGCCGAGGCCGAGAAGATGGCGGCCAAGCTGCAGAAGGGTCCGAAGGAGTTCACGCTCGACGACTTCCTGGCCCAGATGGAGCAGGTCCGCAAGATGGGCTCCATCTCCAAGCTGCTCGGCATGCTGCCCGGCATGGCGCAGATGAAGGACCAGATCAACAACCTCGACGAGCGCGACGTCGACCGCACCGCCGCGATCATCAAGTCGATGACCCCCGGCGAGCGCCAGGACCCGACGATCATCAACGGCTCGCGTCGCGCCCGTATCGCACGCGGTTCGGGTGTGGACGTCAGCGCCGTGAAGAGCCTGGTCGAGCGCTTCTTCGACGCCCGCAAGATGATGTCGAAGATGGCCCAGGGCGGCGGCATGCCGGGGATGCCGGGCATGCCCGGGATGCCGGGGATGGGCGGCGGCGCCAAGAAGAAGAAGCAGCAGAAGAAGGCCAAGGGCAAGCAGCGCAGCGGCAACCCCATGAAGCGCAAGGCCGACGAGCAGGCCGCCGCGGCCCGCCGCGAGGCCGCCCAGAACGGCAACCCGCTCGGTCTTCCGCAGGGCGGCCAGAACGACCCGCAGAACTTCGAACTGCCGGAGGAATTCAAGAAGTTCATGGGCTGA
- a CDS encoding phosphopentomutase, which translates to MSTIVILVVDGLGIGAMPDAGALRPGDAEADTLGHLLDHHRAATGRPLELPSFGALGLGAVRPHPDLAPRPALPVAAGRAALGYPGADTYAGHQTMMGADFSRVTVARLAEHLQEVTAALRAAGHRTEPLDGKPLVVVDGGVLVHDNLEADPGINWNASARLAEASFAQVLAVARVVRTVAPVARVIAVGGHADGPLAGFVRHGEAGTVGLDTPASGFYRNGGLQVQHLGAPLDHTRQLPEAAARAGVPVTLVGKAADILACGAAVRLPAVDTGKVLKHTVDAVRAAGRGEGAGQERAAGRGVGAKRDARAGPEGAAAEEAAALVVSNVQETDLAGHQQDPDRYAAVLRRVDEGIAALLPLLTAPGDRLIVTGDHGNDPTVGHAFHTREYVPVLIHRPGAEAAERLPDAASLADVGATAAVALGLNPAELANGTPLHAERPRSGYADGPGRGVPGGAVRAEGRCGTGLSP; encoded by the coding sequence ATGAGCACGATCGTCATCCTCGTCGTCGACGGCCTCGGCATCGGCGCGATGCCGGATGCCGGAGCGCTGCGCCCCGGCGACGCCGAAGCCGACACCCTCGGCCATCTCCTCGACCACCACCGTGCGGCGACCGGCCGCCCTCTGGAACTGCCCTCGTTCGGCGCGCTCGGGCTGGGCGCGGTCCGCCCGCACCCGGACCTCGCGCCGCGCCCCGCGCTGCCGGTAGCGGCCGGCCGGGCGGCGCTGGGTTATCCGGGCGCGGACACGTACGCGGGACATCAGACGATGATGGGCGCCGACTTCAGCCGGGTGACGGTGGCGCGGCTCGCCGAGCACCTGCAGGAGGTCACCGCGGCGCTGCGGGCGGCCGGGCACCGTACGGAACCGCTCGACGGGAAGCCGCTGGTGGTGGTCGACGGGGGTGTGCTGGTGCACGACAACCTGGAGGCCGACCCCGGCATCAACTGGAACGCCTCGGCGCGGCTGGCGGAGGCGTCGTTCGCACAGGTGCTGGCCGTGGCGCGGGTGGTCAGGACGGTCGCGCCGGTGGCCCGGGTGATCGCGGTGGGCGGCCATGCCGACGGGCCGCTGGCCGGGTTCGTCCGGCACGGGGAGGCGGGCACGGTCGGGCTGGACACCCCGGCCAGCGGCTTCTACCGCAACGGCGGTCTGCAGGTGCAGCATCTGGGCGCGCCGCTGGACCACACCCGGCAGCTGCCGGAGGCCGCCGCCCGCGCGGGGGTTCCCGTCACGCTCGTCGGGAAGGCGGCCGACATCCTCGCCTGCGGCGCGGCGGTTCGGCTGCCGGCGGTGGACACCGGGAAGGTGCTGAAGCACACGGTGGACGCGGTCCGGGCAGCGGGGCGGGGCGAAGGTGCGGGGCAGGAGAGAGCAGCCGGGCGGGGCGTGGGGGCCAAGAGGGACGCGCGGGCCGGGCCCGAGGGGGCGGCGGCGGAGGAGGCGGCGGCGCTGGTGGTCAGCAATGTGCAGGAGACCGACCTGGCCGGACACCAGCAGGACCCGGACCGGTACGCGGCGGTGCTGCGGCGGGTGGACGAGGGGATCGCGGCGCTGCTGCCGCTGCTCACCGCACCCGGCGACCGGCTGATCGTCACCGGTGACCACGGCAACGACCCCACGGTCGGGCACGCCTTCCACACCCGGGAGTACGTGCCGGTGCTGATCCATCGCCCCGGTGCCGAGGCCGCCGAGCGCCTCCCGGACGCCGCGTCGCTCGCGGATGTGGGGGCCACCGCCGCCGTCGCACTGGGCCTGAACCCGGCCGAGCTCGCCAACGGCACCCCGCTCCACGCGGAGCGTCCCCGCTCCGGGTACGCGGACGGCCCCGGCCGGGGTGTACCGGGCGGGGCCGTGCGGGCGGAGGGCCGCTGCGGGACGGGGCTCAGCCCATGA
- a CDS encoding alanine racemase has product MFLDAVLHRNPELVAFAAELHDSGAIPPDTYVMDLDAIESNAALLAREADRLGLSLWFVVKQLGRNPELIEAIARHIPRFAAIDGPEARVLHAAGAQAGNLGHLVQIPARALPEMLAWRPETVTVYDLANARAVSDAATRLGYVQDVLIRLAGAPGAVYPGQEGGVRLDSRDGAPARPGSPGGLGGPEGSGGLDEFLDEAERLPGIRVAGVTAFPCVLCDPETGEPRPTPNFALARRAVGRLAARGHTDLKLSAPSATSMATLPLLARLDATHGEPGHALTGTTPLHAVDHEQPERPAYVYVSEVAHTLADGRPALYGGGFYPRGRAKEALIPRTGARLRVEDAPAANIDYYRLLAPGDARAGDTAVLAFRTQIFVTRSTVAVVSGLSSGTPKLSGLYDPLGRPY; this is encoded by the coding sequence GTGTTCCTCGACGCCGTCCTCCACCGCAATCCGGAACTGGTCGCCTTCGCGGCCGAGTTGCACGACTCCGGGGCCATTCCGCCGGACACGTACGTCATGGACCTGGACGCCATCGAGTCCAATGCCGCGCTGCTCGCCCGGGAGGCGGACCGGCTCGGGCTGTCGCTGTGGTTCGTCGTCAAGCAGCTCGGCCGCAACCCCGAGCTGATCGAGGCCATCGCCCGGCACATCCCCCGGTTCGCGGCCATCGACGGACCCGAGGCCCGCGTCCTGCACGCGGCGGGCGCGCAGGCCGGCAACCTCGGCCATCTCGTACAGATCCCGGCCCGTGCGCTGCCCGAGATGCTCGCCTGGCGCCCGGAGACCGTCACCGTCTACGACCTGGCGAACGCCCGGGCCGTCTCGGACGCCGCCACCCGCCTCGGATACGTGCAGGACGTACTGATCCGGCTGGCGGGCGCCCCCGGAGCCGTCTACCCGGGGCAGGAGGGCGGCGTACGGCTCGACAGCCGTGACGGCGCACCTGCGCGGCCGGGAAGCCCGGGCGGGCTGGGAGGGCCTGAGGGTTCAGGCGGGCTGGACGAGTTCCTCGATGAGGCCGAGCGGCTGCCGGGGATCCGGGTGGCCGGTGTGACGGCGTTCCCGTGCGTGCTGTGCGATCCGGAGACCGGGGAGCCGCGGCCGACGCCCAACTTCGCGCTGGCCCGTAGGGCCGTCGGGCGGCTCGCCGCCCGCGGACACACGGACCTCAAGCTCAGCGCGCCGAGCGCCACGTCGATGGCCACCCTGCCGCTGCTGGCCCGGCTGGACGCGACGCACGGCGAGCCCGGTCACGCCCTGACCGGCACCACGCCGCTGCACGCGGTGGACCACGAGCAGCCGGAGCGACCCGCTTACGTGTACGTCAGCGAGGTCGCCCACACGCTCGCCGACGGACGGCCCGCGCTGTACGGGGGCGGCTTCTATCCCCGGGGCCGCGCCAAGGAAGCGCTGATCCCGCGGACCGGGGCGCGGTTGCGGGTCGAGGACGCGCCCGCGGCGAACATCGACTACTACCGGCTGCTCGCCCCCGGTGACGCGCGGGCCGGAGACACCGCCGTGCTGGCGTTCCGTACGCAGATCTTCGTCACCCGCAGCACCGTCGCGGTCGTCTCCGGACTGTCCTCGGGCACGCCGAAACTCAGCGGCCTCTACGACCCCTTGGGGAGGCCTTATTGA